In Dryobates pubescens isolate bDryPub1 chromosome 15, bDryPub1.pri, whole genome shotgun sequence, the following proteins share a genomic window:
- the TMEM140 gene encoding transmembrane protein 140 has protein sequence MALLHHKCAGHLLCVLILLEAAGTLALMLYALLWEAGNLINLPEKRIGFYNFCLWNETVRGLQCLKYKHLQMMGISLQGIMLARICVYACLVFSIFYCIFLAYMKCTEEREGWKMIHILLIIKMVILSGGLGMFLLQTSRWIHLCDLTGGFLALLGTQALLLLQILTVTMYLGWAKHTPTSKPFY, from the coding sequence ATGGCTCTGCTGCACCACAAGTGCGCAGGGcacctgctctgtgtgctgatCCTCCTCGAGGCTGCCGGCACCTTGGCCCTGATGCTCTACGCCCTGCTGTGGGAAGCTGGAAACCTGATCAACCTCCCTGAGAAGCGCATTGGCTTTTACAACTTCTGCCTGTGGAATGAGACAGtgagggggctgcagtgctTGAAGTACAAGCATCTGCAGATGATGGGCATCAGCCTGCAAGGAATAATGCTAGCCAGGATTTGTGTGTATGCCTGCCTGGTCTTCAGCATCTTCTACTGCATTTTTCTTGCATACATGAAGTGCACTGAGGAGAGAGAGGGCTGGAAGATGATCCACATCCTGCTCATCATCAAGATGGTAATTCTGTCTGGAGGCCTGGGTATGTTTCTGCTACAAACTTCACGGTGGATTCACCTCTGTGATTTAACTGGGGGCTTCCTGGCTCTGCTTGGGACTCAGGCGCTGCTACTGCTCCAGATTCTCACGGTCACTATGTACCTTGGCTGGGCCAAGCACACCCCCACCTCAAAGCCCTTCTACTGA